In Pyrus communis chromosome 1, drPyrComm1.1, whole genome shotgun sequence, the following are encoded in one genomic region:
- the LOC137717542 gene encoding toll/interleukin-1 receptor-like protein, translating to MEKPLPSSSSSSGTHSWTYDVFLSFRGEDTRNNFVGHLYNNLVQKGIKTFIDNEALKRGEEISSALLKAIEESRISVVVFSENYASSKWCLDELVHIFHCKEQLQQMVFPVFYKVDPSDVRNQRESFGKALADHERKFKDNMDKVLRWRETLTKAANLSGWSFLVDGHESKFIQKIVEEISFQVLDSSCPNVAKYPVGIELRVNQSGSVCFDFRSARVLTCPQLALQRHQEQTEDQTGHQHLPLFSLSHPCRSSDAAPPATTTNPDRDRDRDRDRDRDRDRDRDRDRDRSP from the exons ATGGAGAAGCCTCTTCCTAGCTCTTCGTCGTCTTCTGGCACCCATTCATGGACATATGATGTCTTCCTCAGTTTTAGAGGCGAGGATACTCGCAACAACTTTGTAGGTCATCTGTACAACAATTTGGTTCAGAAGGGAATCAAAACCTTCATAGACAACGAGGCGCTTAAAAGAGGAGAGGAAATATCATCAGCGCTTCTCAAAGCAATTGAGGAATCGAGGATTTCTGTTGTTGTCTTCTCCGAAAACTACGCTTCCTCAAAGTGGTGCTTAGATGAACTCGTTCACATCTTTCACTGTAAAGAACAACTGCAGCAGATGGTTTTTCCAGTTTTTTACAAGGTGGATCCATCGGATGTGAGGAACCAAAGAGAGAGTTTCGGTAAGGCACTTGCTGACCATGAACGCAAGTTCAAAGATAACATGGACAAGGTGTTGAGATGGAGAGAAACTCTTACAAAAGCAGCAAATTTGTCTGGGTGGTCATTCCTGGTGGACGG GCATGAATCTAAATTTATTCAAAAGATTGTTGAAGAGATTTCGTTCCAAGTTTTAGATAGCTCCTGCCCGAATGTGGCGAAGTACCCGGTTGGAATAGAGTTACGTGTCAATCAATCCGGTTCGGTTTGTTTCGATTTTCGATCTGCTCGTGTCCTCACTTGCCCGCAATTAGCCCTCCAACGCCATCAAGAACAAACCGAGGATCAAACGGGCCACCAGCACCTTCCCCTCTTCAGTCTCTCCCACCCGTGTCGTTCCTCTGACGCCGCACCACCCGCAACCACCACCAATCCTGACCGAGACCGAGATAGAGACCGAGACCGAGACCGAGACCGAGATAGAGATAGAGACAGAGATCGAGATCGCAGTCCTTAA
- the LOC137717552 gene encoding uncharacterized protein produces MAAVVESWMSELNKLKEKLGAKKRLVLSSKAEQQQQEQREFKEARKERSYRMVQIQRDLDSSSLSEDTVCLFMDRFVPW; encoded by the coding sequence ATGGCTGCAGTGGTAGAGTCGTGGATGAGCGAGCTGAATAAGCTGAAAGAGAAGTTAGGGGCTAAGAAGCGATTGGTGTTGTCATCGAAAGCTGAACAACAACAGCAAGAACAACGAGAGTTTAAGGAAGCAAGAAAGGAGAGGAGCTACAGGATGGTTCAGATCCAGAGGGACTTGGACTCTTCTTCGCTTTCAGAAGACACTGTGTGTTTGTTTATGGATCGCTTTGTGCCTTGGTGA